The following coding sequences lie in one Arachis stenosperma cultivar V10309 chromosome 5, arast.V10309.gnm1.PFL2, whole genome shotgun sequence genomic window:
- the LOC130979457 gene encoding uncharacterized protein LOC130979457 isoform X2, translated as MARIHCLQQMLVATSNFLNPTSRPFPTTCITFRPLTTTTSFQPYPPPPLRAESNSLKWAIQLSLAEQSPPKPRLDTQALVEFLYDDLPHLFDDQGIDESAYDEGVIFRDPITKHDSLSGYLFNISLLRTLFRPLFQLHWVKQTGPYEITTRWTMVMKFILLPWKPELVFTGTSVMGINPENGKFCSHVDYWDSIEKNDYFSLEGLLDVVKQLRIYKTPDLETPRYQILKRTANYEVRQYNPFIIVETTGDKLSGSKGFNDVAGYIFGKNSTTEKIPMTTPVFTQAIDDELSKVSIQIVLPVDTETASLPDPNQETVSLRKIDGGIAAVLKFSGKPTEDIVREKERTLRSSIIKDGLKPQMGCLLARYNDPGRTWSFIMRNEVVIWLDDFSMD; from the exons ATGGCTAGGATTCACTGTCTTCAACAAATGCTTGTGGCCACTTCCAACTTCTTAAACCCAACATCCCGGCCATTTCCCACGACGTGCATCACTTTCCGGCCACTGACCACCACCACAAGCTTCCAGCCGTACCCTCCCCCTCCTCTCAGAGCAGAAAGCAACAGCCTCAAGTGGGCCATTCAGCTTAGCCTAGCGGAGCAAAGCCCACCAAAACCCAGGCTTGACACGCAGGCACTTGTGGAGTTTCTGTATGACGATCTCCCTCATCTCTTCGACGATCAGGGTATTGATGAATCGGCCTACGACGAAGGCGTCATCTTCAGAGACCCGATCACAAAGCATGACAGTTTGAGCGGTTACCTCTTCAACATTTCCCTTCTCAGGACGCTCTTTAGGCCTCTCTTTCAGTTGCATTGGGTCAAGCAg ACAGGACCATATGAGATAACTACGAGATGGACTATGGTTATGAAATTCATACTACTTCCCTGGAAACCGGAGTTGGTGTTTACCGGAACCTCTGTGATGGGCATCAACCCTGAAAATGGCAAGTTCTGTAGCCATGTG GACTACTGGGACTCAATAGAGAAAAATGACTATTTCTCTTTGGAAGGTTTATTGGATGTAGTCAAACAA TTGAGGATTTACAAGACTCCTGACTTGGAAACACCAAGATATCAAATATTGAAAAGGACAGCAAATTATGAG GTTAGACAGTATAATCCATTTATAATAGTAGAAACAACGGGAGACAAGCTTTCTGGGTCTAAAGGCTTTAATGATGTGGCCGG GTACATATTTGGAAAGAACTCGACAACGGAGAAGATACCGATGACAACTCCGGTCTTCACTCAAGCCATAGATGACGAATTGTCCAAAGTGTCAATCCAAATAGTTCTTCCTGTAGATACAGAAACAGCGAG TTTACCAGATCCTAATCAAGAAACAGTCAGCTTGAGaaagatagatggtggcattgCTGCAGTACTAAAATTTAGTGGAAAACCTACAGAGGATATTGTTCGCGAAAAGGAGAGAACTCTGCGCTCCAGTATCATTAAAGATGGCCTTAAACCTCAGATGGGTTGTTTGCTTGCAAGGTACAACGATCCAGGTCGAACATGGAGCTTTATAATG aggaatgaagtgGTCATATGGCTAGATGATTTCTCAATGGATTAG
- the LOC130979457 gene encoding uncharacterized protein LOC130979457 isoform X1, with product MARIHCLQQMLVATSNFLNPTSRPFPTTCITFRPLTTTTSFQPYPPPPLRAESNSLKWAIQLSLAEQSPPKPRLDTQALVEFLYDDLPHLFDDQGIDESAYDEGVIFRDPITKHDSLSGYLFNISLLRTLFRPLFQLHWVKQTGPYEITTRWTMVMKFILLPWKPELVFTGTSVMGINPENGKFCSHVDYWDSIEKNDYFSLEGLLDVVKQLRIYKTPDLETPRYQILKRTANYEVLIVFNLQQVRQYNPFIIVETTGDKLSGSKGFNDVAGYIFGKNSTTEKIPMTTPVFTQAIDDELSKVSIQIVLPVDTETASLPDPNQETVSLRKIDGGIAAVLKFSGKPTEDIVREKERTLRSSIIKDGLKPQMGCLLARYNDPGRTWSFIMRNEVVIWLDDFSMD from the exons ATGGCTAGGATTCACTGTCTTCAACAAATGCTTGTGGCCACTTCCAACTTCTTAAACCCAACATCCCGGCCATTTCCCACGACGTGCATCACTTTCCGGCCACTGACCACCACCACAAGCTTCCAGCCGTACCCTCCCCCTCCTCTCAGAGCAGAAAGCAACAGCCTCAAGTGGGCCATTCAGCTTAGCCTAGCGGAGCAAAGCCCACCAAAACCCAGGCTTGACACGCAGGCACTTGTGGAGTTTCTGTATGACGATCTCCCTCATCTCTTCGACGATCAGGGTATTGATGAATCGGCCTACGACGAAGGCGTCATCTTCAGAGACCCGATCACAAAGCATGACAGTTTGAGCGGTTACCTCTTCAACATTTCCCTTCTCAGGACGCTCTTTAGGCCTCTCTTTCAGTTGCATTGGGTCAAGCAg ACAGGACCATATGAGATAACTACGAGATGGACTATGGTTATGAAATTCATACTACTTCCCTGGAAACCGGAGTTGGTGTTTACCGGAACCTCTGTGATGGGCATCAACCCTGAAAATGGCAAGTTCTGTAGCCATGTG GACTACTGGGACTCAATAGAGAAAAATGACTATTTCTCTTTGGAAGGTTTATTGGATGTAGTCAAACAA TTGAGGATTTACAAGACTCCTGACTTGGAAACACCAAGATATCAAATATTGAAAAGGACAGCAAATTATGAG GTGTTGattgtttttaatttacaaCAGGTTAGACAGTATAATCCATTTATAATAGTAGAAACAACGGGAGACAAGCTTTCTGGGTCTAAAGGCTTTAATGATGTGGCCGG GTACATATTTGGAAAGAACTCGACAACGGAGAAGATACCGATGACAACTCCGGTCTTCACTCAAGCCATAGATGACGAATTGTCCAAAGTGTCAATCCAAATAGTTCTTCCTGTAGATACAGAAACAGCGAG TTTACCAGATCCTAATCAAGAAACAGTCAGCTTGAGaaagatagatggtggcattgCTGCAGTACTAAAATTTAGTGGAAAACCTACAGAGGATATTGTTCGCGAAAAGGAGAGAACTCTGCGCTCCAGTATCATTAAAGATGGCCTTAAACCTCAGATGGGTTGTTTGCTTGCAAGGTACAACGATCCAGGTCGAACATGGAGCTTTATAATG aggaatgaagtgGTCATATGGCTAGATGATTTCTCAATGGATTAG